One Solanum pennellii chromosome 9, SPENNV200 DNA segment encodes these proteins:
- the LOC107031536 gene encoding protein TIC 56, chloroplastic, whose translation MASFNFNPFNNNWFNKPSTAFQPINLLSHLDSLKNHQHSPPFAAISNPFSRKPKSAPEKPGHYRKMLDQFYWECETRPDFRHSPEVERIMNEDPFIEKKENPTREEIEENEKWFAEFRENPVFQFLLQAEEIADKINELELQENSTPYRKEDKKLWQAVPNVIGLDGRPMPRKAIKTKKESDDKFWDFARQFFFGLWGFRQRPYPPGRPIDAAQAIGYKRLEKRYHDFIMKSGGWFYKDRLGRSRGPMELIQLKTAWGAGIIDKHTFIWGEDMDEWAPIGMVYGLEKAIATWEVRLGAAATALLHKLQKGIPPWVPLRGHEPKTYKQMQEEAYESRRRDLAVLEANDGVWPGVRIPSHTMFLWASGSELTSILEADHMPNKYIPKDLRKELEKVIPGLRPWEVLSVEQAMDQITYGGEWYREPLGSYTTGPPYIAEWNKDVTRLFQIFHDLSVRVYNKLNRTVPGFGTVMEKVQIDSAARETRRMQKRAAKKMAEEEIALFGRTRNDDE comes from the exons ATGGCGTCATTCAATTTCAATCCATTCAACAATAACTGGTTCAACAAACCTTCAACAGCATTTCAACCAATTAATCTTCTATCCCACCTTGATTCCCTAAAAAACCATCAACATTCTCCACCTTTTGCAGCTATTTCAAATCCATTTTCAAGAAAACCCAAATCAGCTCCTGAAAAACCAGGTCATTACCGGAAAATGCTGGACCAGTTCTATTGGGAGTGTGAGACCCGACCCGACTTTAGACATTCTCCAGAAGTTGAGCGGATTATGAATGAGGATCCCTTTATTGAGAAAAAAGAGAACCCAACTAGGGAAGAGATTGAGGAGAATGAGAAGTGGTTCGCTGAGTTTCGGGAAAATCCAGTATTTCAGTTCTTGCTCCAAGCTGAAGAAATTGCTGATAAAATCAATGAGCTTGAGCTTCAAGAGAATTCGACTCCATATAGAAAGGAAGATAAGAAACTGTGGCAG GCAGTGCCAAATGTCATTGGATTGGATGGGAGGCCAATGCCTAGAAAAGCGATAAAGACAAAGAAGGAATCAGATGATAAATTTTGGGATTTTGCAAGGCAGTTCTTTTTTGGGCTTTGGGGATTTCGCCAGCGACCGTACCCACCTGGAAGGCCCATTGATGCTGCACAGGCTATTGGATACAAAAGGCTTGAAAAGCGATATCATGATT TCATTATGAAGAGCGGTGGGTGGTTCTACAAGGATCGATTAGGTCGTTCGAGGGGACCTATGGAATTAATACAGCTTAAGACTGCTTGGGGTGCTGGAATCATTGATAAGCACACCTTCATTTGGGGTGAGGATATGGATGAATGGGCTCCCATCGGAATGGTATATGGTCTGGAAAAAGCAATTGCCACTTGGGAAG TTAGACTAGGTGCTGCTGCTACTGCTCTCCTTCACAAACTGCAAAAGGGTATACCTCCTTGGGTTCCTCTCAGAGGACATGAGCCGAAGACATATAAGCAGATGCAAGAAGAAGCTTATGAAAGTAGAAGGCGTGATTTGGCTGTGCTAGAAGCAAATGATGGTGTCTGGCCTGGTGTAAGGATTCCGAGTCATACCATGTTTCTTTGGGCTAGTGGCTCAGAGCTGACATCAATTTTGGAGGCTGACCACATGCCAAACAAATATATCCCAAAAGATCTCAG GAAAGAACTAGAGAAGGTTATTCCTGGATTGAGGCCATGGGAGGTTCTAAGTGTTGAACAAGCCATGGATCAAATAACATATGGTGGTGAATGGTACCGCGAGCCTCTTGGTTCATACACAACAGGCCCTCCATATATCGCTGAATGGAATAAGGATGTCACT AGATTGTTTCAAATATTCCACGACCTCAGTGTCCGAGTGTACAACAAGCTGAACAGGACAGTTCCCGGTTTTGGTACAGTAATGGAGAAAGTTCAAATTGATTCAGCTGCCAGAGAAACCAGAAGGATGCAGAAGAGGGCTGCAAAAAAGATGGCCGAGGAGGAAATTGCATTGTTTGGCAGAACTCGAAATGATGATGAGTAA